GGCGGGGCGTGGCGATTCGCGTGGGCGTTTTCCGTGCCGCTGGAGCGTCCCGCGCGCGAGCCGGAATTCTATCAGGTCGCGCTCGATAACGATGGCCTGCGCGAGCAGCACTCGACCGGCTGGGGCAACACATACCTCAATGTGCGGCGCGGTGTCGGCTCGATCGTCTGGGATAACAACATTGCGCTGCCGGAAAACGCGCAACCGCGCTATCTCGTCGACGCGCACGGCGAGCGCCGCCCGGCGCCGGGATACAAGGGCGAGGCGTATTTTCAGCACGGCGATTTGGCGGAGGGCGCCGCCGTCGCCGCGACACAAAACAACGTCGTCCGTGACATCGCCATCGGTCCGTCCACGATCCGCGCGATCTTTTCCATGACGGCGCCGGGCACAATCGTCGTCAATCAGAATTATGACCCGCGTTGGCGCGCCGACGTCGGCCGTGTCGTCGACGCCGGCGGCCTGCTTGCCGTCGAACTTGCGCAACCCGCAACGCAAGTCAAACTGCGTTACCGCGATACGCCGCGCGCGATCGGGCTCGCGATTTCGCTGGCGACCTTGGCGGGATTGTTGGCGACCGTTGCGTGGAAGAAACGACGTTAACGCCTTGGCTCCGCTTGCTCCCCCGACCGAATTCCCGCAAATTCGGATGATCGCGTTGAGGGAATAACGGATGAACGGGTGGGCTTTCGCGGCCCGGAACGAAAATGGGGGTGTGACGTGACGGACACGATACTACCCGAGCGGTCGCTCGCGGCGATTTTTTACAATCGCAGAAACGACAATCCTGACCGTGCGCTCATCATCGCCAAGCGTAAGGACGGGCGGCTGACCGACGGCTTCCACACGATCACGCGCGCGCAGTTTCGCGACGAGGCCGAGCGCGTGGCGGCGGGGCTCGTGTCGCTCGGCATCGAGAAAGGCGATCACATCGCCGTCTTCTCGCCGAATCGCCCGCGCTGGTTGACGGCGGCAACAGGCGTATTCGAGGCCGGTGGCGTCATCGTGCCCGTGTATCCGACGCTAACCGCCAAGGAGGCGGGCTACGTCATCAATCACTCCGAGGCGAAGGTCCTTTTCGTCGGCGAGAAGGACCACCTGGACAAGTGGTTCGCCATGAAGCCGAGCTGCAAGCTGGTCAAGCAGGTCGTCGTGCTCGACCCGATCGAGCCGGCGAAGGATGGCTCGTATCTGACCTGGGACGAACTGGCCGGGCGCGGGCGCCGGGAGCTCGAAAAGCTGACGGAGAAAACCCTTGGCGACCGCATCGCGTCGATCGAGGAAGAAGACCTCGCGGCGATCATTTACACGTCCGGCACCACGGGCGTTCCCAAGGGCGTGATGCTCTCGAACGGCAACTTCCTCTCGCAAAAACCGGCGCGCCAATATTTCGATCTGAACGAAAAGGACATCTGGCTCTCACATCTGCCGCTTTGCCATTCGTTCGGTTTCGTCGCGGACTATTTCGGGTGCTTCGAGGTCGGCGGCACGCTCGGCATGGCCGAGGGCCTCGATCCGGACACGATGCGCGAGGCGCTCATCGCCGTGCGTCCGACGGTGCTGATGAGCGTGCCGCGCCTGTACGAAAAGCTGTACCTGCGCGTGCATTCGATTCTGAAGAGTCGGCCCCAGGCGGTGCAGGACCTTTTCTGGAAAGCGCACGGCGTCGGGCTCGAGGTGTTCTCGTACCGCAACGAGGGCAAACGCGTGCCGCTAACGCTCGCCGCGAAATACAAGGCCGCCGGCGTCGTTCTCGAAAAGGTGAAGCAGCAAGCGGGCCTGGATCGCCTGCGCGTCGCTTACGGCGGCGGCGGCCCGCTGGCGAAGGAATTGATGGCGTTTTTCAACGGGCTCGGCATCGACATCTATCAGGGATACGGCCTCACCGAAACGAGCCCCGCCGCGACGATCACGCGCCCGGGCGACAACAAGCTCGGCACCGTCGGCCCGCCAATCGAGGGCTGCGAAGTGACGATCGCCGAAGACGGCGAGATCCTCATCCGCGGCTTCAACATCATGAAGGGCTACTACAAGGATCCCGACGGCACGGCCGAAGCGATCTCGGAAGACGGCTGGTTTCATTCCGGCGACATCGGCAAGTTCGACGAGCACGGGCGCCTCGTCATCACCGACCGCAAAAAGGAGCTGATCATCACGAGCGCGGGCAAGAACATCGCGCCGATGCCGATCGAGATGGCGTTCAACACGGACCCGTTCATCGAGCGCGTCATTTTGATCGGCGACAACCGCAACTACCTCACCGCGCTCGTCGCGCCGAACTTCGACATGCTGCGACGTTTCGCGAAGGACGAGGGCATCGACGCATCGAGCGACGCGGATCTGGTGCGTCACCCGAAGGTTATCGCGCGCTACCAGCAGGCGGTGGACAAGGTGAACGCGGACCTCGCGCGTTTCGAGCAGATCAAGAAATTCACCGTCGTCGACCACGAGTTCGACGAGGCCAGCGGTATTCTGACGCCGACGCAGAAGGTCAAGCGCCGCGTCGTGCCCGAGAAATACAAGAAGGAAATCGAGGCGATGTACGCGGGGAGTGCGTCGTGAGGGTTCCCGTCGTTTTCGAACCCACCTCGACCGGTTTTTCGGCGTACTCGCCGGACGTGCCCGGTTGCGTCGCCGCGGGCGGTACGCTCGACGAGGTCCGCGTGCTTATGGCCGAAGCACTGGCGTTTCATTTCGAGGGTTTACGAAAATATGGCGAGGAAATCCCTGCGATTACGAGTTTGGTCGAGTACGTCGACGTTTCTGTAGACAATATTGTGTCAGATGGAGTAGACTGATTGCGGATCGAAGGGAGGCCGAAATGGCGACAACGACCGTTCGAATCAGCGAGGAAACGCGGAATCTTCTCAAGGACACCGCCGAAAAGACGGGCGCCTCGATGAGCACTGTTCTGGATGCGGCTGTGCGTTCGTTTGCCCGAAAGGTTTTTTGGGAGAAAGCCTACGCCGATTTCGAAGCAATTCGGAACGATCCGCAAGCCTGGAAGGAAGAACAGGAAGAGTTTGCCCTCTGGGAGACGACCGTAGGCGACGGGCTTGAGGACGACTGATCCGTGAAAATACCAAGACAGGGCGAAATTTACTGGGTCGAACTTGACCCCGTACAAGGCCACGAACAAGGCAAGACGCGGCCGTGCATCGTCGTATCCACGAGTGAATTTAATCGCATTCGGTACGAACTTGCCTGGATCGTTCCGATTACAAGTAATCCGAGGCGCCACACATTCACGGTGGACATTGACGCGAAAGGAACCGGATTACGCGAGCCGGGTCGAGCACTCTGCCACCAACTGCGTGTCGTTTCGTTCCGTCGCATCGGATCGCGCATCGGAGAGGTCAAATCGGAGACGTGGAACAAGATTCAGAAACACATTGCGGCCATTGTCGGACTCGATATTTTTTCGCAAGGATTCCCACCGTTCAACATTCTGGAATGATGGCTTACGGCGCGACGCAATAATTCAATGACGCCGCCCAAAGACGATCTGAAAAATTATCCCGACCCCGCCCTCGAACTGCTCGAATGGCCGCGCGTGCTGGCGTATCTGGCCGGGCACGCGATGAGCGCTCCCGGGCGCGAGGCGTGTTATGCGATCGCGCCCGCGGACGATCTCGATACGGCGCGCCGGCTGCTTTCGGAAACGGGCGAGGCGCGCGCGCTTGCCGCCGAGGGCGTGGAGCCGCCGCTTGGCAGCGTGGAGGATATCGCGCCGCTTTTGGCGCGCCTTCGCGCCGGCGGCGCGCTCGATGCCTTCGAGGTGCGCGTTTGCGCCGACATTCTCGCCGCCGCGCGTCTTGCGCGCACGCTCCTTTCCGACAATTGGGAGGCGCACCCGCGTATCGGGCAGATCGCCGCGCGCCTGTACGAGGATCTGGCGCTCGAGCGCGAAATTTTCACGGCCATCGAGCCGAACGGCGAGGTGGCCGACGCGGCGAGCGACACGCTTGCGCGGCTGCGCCGCCGGTATCGCGATGTGCACAAGCAGATCCACGAGACCATGCAGCGCCTGGCGGCGTCGCCCGAGCTTGCGGACTATCTGCAGGACGACATCTTCACGCTGCGCAACGGGCGTTACGTGCTTGTCGTCAAGATCGAAAAGCACGTGAAGATCGACGGCATCGTGCACGACGTGTCGAACACGCGGCGCTCGCTTTTCGTCGAGCCGCGCGAAGTGACGCAGCTCAACAATGTCCTGCGACAGACGCAGATCGACATCGACCAGGAAATCGAACGCATCCTCGCCGAGTTCTCGCGGCAGATCGCGGCGCGCTCCACGCCGCTTGCCGAAACTTGCGCCGATCTTGTCGCGCTTGATCTTGCGTTCGCGCGCGCGCGCTTCGCGGCAAAGCTCGGCGCGCACGCGCCGGCGCTCGCGGAAGACGGCGCGCTGAAGCTCGAACAGCTTCGCCATCCGCATCTCGTGATGCAGGGTGGGGAGGTCATCGCCAACGACGTGGAATTGCCGGCCGAGACCGCGTGCGTCGTTATCACCGGGCCGAACACGGGCGGAAAGACAGTACTGCTCAAGGCGGTTGGCCTCGCGTCGCTGATGGCGCGCGCAGGGCTGTTCCCGCCGGTGGACGAGCAAAGCGCGCTGCCGTTTTCGCCGCGCGTGTTCGCGATCATCGGCGATAAGCAGTCGATCGAAACCGGCCTGTCGACGTTCGCCGCGCGCGTCGCCGCGATGAAAGACGTGCTCGATCGCGCGGGCGCGGGCGACCTCGTGCTTATCGACGAGATCGGCGAGGGCACCGAGCCGCGCCAGGGCGTCGCGCTTTCGATGGCGCTTCTCGAACGTCTGACCGGGCGCGGCGCGCGTACCTTCGCGACGACACATTTTGTGGAGTTGGCCGCGATGGCGGAAAACCGCGAGAGGTTCGTCAACGCGTCGATGGAATTCGACCGCGAGCGCATGGTGCCGACGTACCGTTTCCGCAAGGGCATCCCGGGGCGATCCGGCGCGTTCGATGTGGCCGCGCGCATGGGCCTGCCGGCGGAGCTGCTCGATCGCGCGCGCGAGCTGTACGAGGGCGCGTCGTCCGAGCTCGACGCGGTGATGGAGCGCCTGGAGCGCGCGCATCGCGAGGCCGAAACGCGCGCCCACGAGGCTGAGCGCTTGAA
This DNA window, taken from bacterium, encodes the following:
- a CDS encoding long-chain fatty acid--CoA ligase, translated to MTDTILPERSLAAIFYNRRNDNPDRALIIAKRKDGRLTDGFHTITRAQFRDEAERVAAGLVSLGIEKGDHIAVFSPNRPRWLTAATGVFEAGGVIVPVYPTLTAKEAGYVINHSEAKVLFVGEKDHLDKWFAMKPSCKLVKQVVVLDPIEPAKDGSYLTWDELAGRGRRELEKLTEKTLGDRIASIEEEDLAAIIYTSGTTGVPKGVMLSNGNFLSQKPARQYFDLNEKDIWLSHLPLCHSFGFVADYFGCFEVGGTLGMAEGLDPDTMREALIAVRPTVLMSVPRLYEKLYLRVHSILKSRPQAVQDLFWKAHGVGLEVFSYRNEGKRVPLTLAAKYKAAGVVLEKVKQQAGLDRLRVAYGGGGPLAKELMAFFNGLGIDIYQGYGLTETSPAATITRPGDNKLGTVGPPIEGCEVTIAEDGEILIRGFNIMKGYYKDPDGTAEAISEDGWFHSGDIGKFDEHGRLVITDRKKELIITSAGKNIAPMPIEMAFNTDPFIERVILIGDNRNYLTALVAPNFDMLRRFAKDEGIDASSDADLVRHPKVIARYQQAVDKVNADLARFEQIKKFTVVDHEFDEASGILTPTQKVKRRVVPEKYKKEIEAMYAGSAS
- a CDS encoding type II toxin-antitoxin system HicB family antitoxin, which encodes MRVPVVFEPTSTGFSAYSPDVPGCVAAGGTLDEVRVLMAEALAFHFEGLRKYGEEIPAITSLVEYVDVSVDNIVSDGVD
- a CDS encoding toxin-antitoxin system protein produces the protein MATTTVRISEETRNLLKDTAEKTGASMSTVLDAAVRSFARKVFWEKAYADFEAIRNDPQAWKEEQEEFALWETTVGDGLEDD
- a CDS encoding type II toxin-antitoxin system PemK/MazF family toxin, which codes for MKIPRQGEIYWVELDPVQGHEQGKTRPCIVVSTSEFNRIRYELAWIVPITSNPRRHTFTVDIDAKGTGLREPGRALCHQLRVVSFRRIGSRIGEVKSETWNKIQKHIAAIVGLDIFSQGFPPFNILE
- a CDS encoding endonuclease MutS2, with the protein product MTPPKDDLKNYPDPALELLEWPRVLAYLAGHAMSAPGREACYAIAPADDLDTARRLLSETGEARALAAEGVEPPLGSVEDIAPLLARLRAGGALDAFEVRVCADILAAARLARTLLSDNWEAHPRIGQIAARLYEDLALEREIFTAIEPNGEVADAASDTLARLRRRYRDVHKQIHETMQRLAASPELADYLQDDIFTLRNGRYVLVVKIEKHVKIDGIVHDVSNTRRSLFVEPREVTQLNNVLRQTQIDIDQEIERILAEFSRQIAARSTPLAETCADLVALDLAFARARFAAKLGAHAPALAEDGALKLEQLRHPHLVMQGGEVIANDVELPAETACVVITGPNTGGKTVLLKAVGLASLMARAGLFPPVDEQSALPFSPRVFAIIGDKQSIETGLSTFAARVAAMKDVLDRAGAGDLVLIDEIGEGTEPRQGVALSMALLERLTGRGARTFATTHFVELAAMAENRERFVNASMEFDRERMVPTYRFRKGIPGRSGAFDVAARMGLPAELLDRARELYEGASSELDAVMERLERAHREAETRAHEAERLKREAAHLVEVQRDRVRELDARRRDAANTELAAVRASYDEAREVIRAAIARLQRGDVTFADAEEARERIDEALAESEAKTPPAPQEKQRGEPRRLAPDEIEPGRVVYVAPMNAEGEVASGPDVKGRVAVMVGGVRVSVDANDLRAASRAAREEPRVRIEKPKPDFDAATPDSTLDLRGQFADDARDLLREFLDRATMAKLPRLYVIHGHGTGKLKREVRDYLRVEAPNLVARPGDRHEGGDGVTVIELEGGSVEG